Proteins from a single region of Pseudarthrobacter sp. NIBRBAC000502772:
- a CDS encoding ROK family transcriptional regulator, which produces MMSSATRLPATASDPDPSRRNNLALIATLVHHHGVLSRAELTRRTGLNRSTVGTLVGQLVALGLVYEAAPSGEAQVGRPSPDVRPDPSTAALAVNPEVDAVTIGLVSLGGKVQKKIRFATERIPTAKEAVNIAAAVIAGMRSELDASYRIVGIGLAVPGLVNRADGVVRHAPHLGWRDEPVARMMGEATGYPCLADNDASLGAEAELIFGAGAGRGNLVYLNGGASGIGGGVIADGALLRGSAGYAGELGHTFVRTDGKICHCGASGCLETEVSQSRLFDLAGLGGGDASQLEAALRSKASAELAAEVARQLGYLGITLRNAVNTFNPDAIVLDGFLGILHALSPDTLDGLIRTQALDEAAGRARIYRAALGSDLMMIGAAELAFTRLLADPAGITALPAPPAKVR; this is translated from the coding sequence ATGATGTCCTCAGCAACCCGCCTCCCCGCAACGGCCAGCGATCCCGATCCGTCGCGGCGGAACAACCTTGCCCTGATCGCGACCCTGGTGCACCACCATGGTGTCCTCAGCCGAGCGGAGCTGACCAGACGGACCGGGCTGAACAGGTCCACGGTGGGGACGCTGGTGGGCCAGCTGGTGGCCCTCGGACTCGTCTATGAAGCGGCGCCGTCCGGCGAGGCCCAGGTTGGCCGTCCGAGCCCGGACGTAAGGCCTGATCCGTCCACGGCGGCATTGGCCGTGAACCCGGAAGTGGACGCCGTCACCATCGGGCTGGTGAGCCTGGGCGGAAAAGTCCAGAAGAAAATCCGTTTCGCCACGGAGCGGATCCCCACCGCCAAGGAAGCAGTCAACATCGCTGCCGCAGTCATTGCAGGGATGCGGTCGGAGCTCGATGCGTCCTACCGGATCGTTGGCATCGGCTTGGCAGTGCCCGGCCTGGTCAACCGTGCCGACGGGGTGGTCCGCCACGCCCCCCATTTGGGTTGGCGCGACGAACCCGTGGCCCGGATGATGGGCGAGGCCACCGGCTACCCGTGCCTGGCGGACAACGATGCCTCCCTGGGTGCGGAAGCCGAGCTCATTTTCGGGGCCGGCGCCGGCCGCGGCAACCTGGTCTACCTCAACGGCGGCGCCAGCGGCATCGGCGGCGGCGTTATTGCCGACGGGGCGTTGCTGCGCGGGTCCGCCGGATATGCCGGCGAACTCGGACACACCTTCGTGCGCACCGACGGTAAGATCTGCCACTGCGGGGCCTCCGGCTGCCTCGAAACCGAGGTGTCCCAGTCCCGGCTCTTTGACCTGGCCGGGCTCGGCGGCGGCGACGCCAGCCAGCTGGAAGCGGCCCTCCGCTCGAAAGCCAGTGCGGAGCTGGCCGCGGAAGTGGCCCGCCAACTGGGCTATCTGGGCATCACCCTGCGCAACGCGGTCAACACGTTCAACCCGGACGCGATCGTCCTCGATGGGTTCCTGGGCATTCTGCACGCACTCTCGCCTGACACGCTGGACGGCCTGATCCGGACCCAGGCCCTGGACGAGGCGGCGGGCCGGGCCAGGATCTACCGTGCCGCGCTGGGCTCCGATCTTATGATGATCGGGGCTGCCGAACTGGCGTTTACCCGATTACTCGCGGACCCGGCAGGCATCACTGCCCTGCCCGCACCTCCTGCGAAGGTGCGCTGA